From a single Labrenzia sp. PHM005 genomic region:
- a CDS encoding tetratricopeptide repeat protein, with protein sequence MRPKCFERNVKPGPSSILAVVTIVALTLLHFPANANEKYAAAIKAHQNGDSETALVLLKELANSGHIGAQTHLGTLYEHGRVVSKDDKKAYDWYRKAAGNGGIVAQHKLARLYEDGIGVDQDLRAARLWYTNSALAAEAEGLKRAASFSQYRLALLFLTDKGGEKNVPRAYALAQLASNNGLDQAQALAAEIQATMSTAELTEAEELIQQLSTTDYSLFE encoded by the coding sequence ATGCGACCGAAGTGCTTTGAGCGAAATGTGAAACCAGGGCCTTCAAGTATCCTGGCTGTGGTGACCATAGTTGCTTTAACGCTGCTCCATTTTCCTGCAAACGCCAACGAAAAATACGCAGCAGCGATCAAGGCTCATCAGAACGGCGACAGCGAGACAGCGCTTGTCTTGCTAAAAGAACTCGCCAACTCAGGACACATTGGCGCCCAAACACATTTGGGCACACTCTACGAGCACGGGCGGGTTGTCAGCAAAGACGATAAGAAAGCTTATGACTGGTATCGTAAGGCTGCCGGAAATGGCGGCATCGTGGCCCAACACAAGCTGGCGCGGCTTTACGAAGACGGCATCGGTGTTGACCAGGACCTTCGAGCCGCACGTCTTTGGTATACGAATTCCGCGCTTGCTGCCGAAGCCGAAGGCCTGAAACGCGCTGCGTCCTTCTCGCAATATAGACTGGCGTTGTTGTTCTTGACCGACAAAGGTGGCGAGAAAAATGTTCCAAGAGCGTATGCTTTGGCTCAGCTGGCCAGCAACAACGGGCTCGACCAAGCTCAAGCGCTGGCTGCAGAAATTCAAGCAACTATGAGTACTGCGGAACTGACGGAAGCGGAAGAACTGATTCAGCAACTCAGTACAACGGACTATTCGCTGTTTGAATAG
- a CDS encoding efflux RND transporter periplasmic adaptor subunit, with translation MLIVLGIYAVLIWLLFFQLKVLPWNRASQVVVALVGLVIVLVVIGLLNTKTPSGRVTVVAKVTEIAPVVGGVVKNIPVQANQPLKEGDVLLELDPDPFQYAVNEAEANLRIAEITLNRIETVLDRGSQAVSEQRRDEAKATFKAAEAAFQQAQYNLDQTVVKAPSAGVVTALGATVGDQARPLNPVLPFIKNGSETLIGVFRQNGLAAMPVGTPVNIAFDVAPGRIFESEVVEIVPGTSSGQLPVGSNLLGAADIGSSGEILIILAWPADLDRSLAIAGSVGTATAFGPDAGAMGILATVLLFLKMLGTYL, from the coding sequence ATGCTGATCGTGCTGGGAATATATGCCGTCTTGATTTGGCTGCTGTTTTTCCAGCTGAAGGTCTTGCCTTGGAACCGGGCCTCGCAGGTGGTGGTTGCGCTGGTTGGACTTGTGATTGTGCTCGTGGTGATCGGGCTTTTAAACACCAAAACACCGTCGGGACGGGTCACAGTCGTTGCAAAAGTCACCGAAATCGCGCCTGTCGTCGGCGGAGTTGTCAAAAACATTCCGGTTCAAGCAAACCAGCCTCTCAAGGAAGGGGATGTTCTACTGGAACTCGACCCAGATCCCTTCCAATACGCGGTCAATGAAGCCGAAGCCAATTTGCGCATTGCCGAAATCACATTAAATCGCATCGAGACTGTCTTGGATCGCGGCAGCCAGGCGGTTTCGGAACAAAGGCGCGATGAAGCCAAGGCCACCTTCAAGGCAGCGGAAGCAGCATTTCAACAAGCCCAGTACAACCTGGACCAAACCGTGGTGAAAGCGCCTTCAGCCGGTGTTGTAACCGCGCTCGGCGCCACAGTTGGCGATCAAGCCCGACCGCTAAATCCGGTATTGCCCTTTATCAAGAATGGCTCTGAAACCTTGATTGGCGTGTTTCGGCAAAACGGCCTCGCGGCCATGCCGGTCGGAACACCCGTGAATATCGCCTTTGATGTTGCGCCCGGTCGGATTTTTGAAAGCGAAGTTGTCGAAATCGTACCCGGCACATCATCCGGTCAACTCCCGGTTGGCTCCAATCTTCTTGGCGCAGCCGATATCGGCAGCAGCGGCGAGATCCTGATTATCCTTGCCTGGCCGGCAGATCTTGACCGGTCCCTTGCCATAGCCGGCAGCGTTGGAACCGCAACCGCCTTCGGCCCGGATGCCGGCGCGATGGGGATCTTGGCTACTGTTCTGTTGTTCCTGAAGATGTTGGGGACGTATCTGTAA
- a CDS encoding transporter substrate-binding domain-containing protein: protein MRSVWICAVAVLLSMNSHAFSEVRIGLLVYPPYVTDDQKGLIVSVIEEANLKEEIAISLLPPKRLFLSFDAGKIDLAFVSKISQTPARLRSSTLLRMFSGDTALFFDKRHTPDIDAKLMDRSKSDLKVAVIRGVQFEAEALRKDGFDVWEVETPKQAMRVLTAGRVAFIHMSMVPIKLLLNDEAFRADQKHIKQYKRTYLENPVGLLYRTDASRSIRLAVEKISTVLQDPGKMRAILEDNEIPSELHKEIAPRNYLNR, encoded by the coding sequence ATGAGATCAGTCTGGATTTGTGCAGTTGCGGTTTTGCTCAGCATGAATAGCCATGCCTTTTCCGAAGTGAGGATCGGTTTGCTGGTGTACCCGCCATATGTGACTGACGATCAGAAAGGCTTGATTGTCAGTGTGATTGAGGAGGCGAACCTTAAAGAGGAGATTGCGATTTCCTTATTGCCTCCCAAGAGATTGTTCCTAAGTTTTGATGCGGGCAAAATTGACTTGGCCTTTGTAAGCAAGATTTCTCAAACACCGGCTCGTCTCAGGTCTTCTACCCTTTTGAGAATGTTCAGTGGAGACACAGCGCTTTTTTTCGACAAGCGTCACACGCCGGACATCGATGCTAAGCTGATGGACCGTAGTAAGAGCGATCTAAAGGTGGCGGTCATACGAGGGGTTCAGTTTGAAGCCGAAGCCTTGAGGAAAGACGGTTTTGATGTCTGGGAGGTGGAAACACCCAAACAGGCAATGCGGGTGCTCACCGCAGGTCGCGTTGCCTTTATTCATATGAGTATGGTGCCCATCAAACTGCTACTGAACGATGAAGCGTTCAGAGCTGACCAGAAACATATCAAACAATACAAAAGAACTTATCTCGAAAACCCTGTCGGCCTTCTCTATCGAACCGACGCAAGCCGAAGCATTAGGCTTGCGGTCGAAAAGATCAGTACTGTTCTTCAGGATCCCGGCAAGATGCGCGCGATTTTGGAAGACAATGAAATTCCGAGCGAACTCCATAAGGAAATTGCGCCCAGAAATTATCTCAATCGATAG